Proteins encoded by one window of Kiritimatiellia bacterium:
- a CDS encoding cob(I)yrinic acid a,c-diamide adenosyltransferase, producing MHKGLIQIYTGAGKGKTTAALGLALRAAGAGLKVYLGQFIKKGGYSEIKALRWFRPKITVCQYGAGCFVKGKPLPADIQRARNGLDKIAAALQSGKYDVVIADEFFCALKAGLFTKKDALALMDKKTSAVELVLTGRDAPREMMQRADLVTEMKKIRHPFDCGITARKGIEF from the coding sequence ATGCACAAGGGACTCATTCAAATCTACACCGGCGCCGGCAAGGGCAAAACCACCGCGGCGCTGGGCCTGGCCCTGCGCGCCGCCGGCGCCGGCTTGAAAGTATACCTGGGACAATTCATCAAAAAAGGGGGGTACAGCGAAATTAAGGCCCTGCGCTGGTTTCGCCCTAAAATCACCGTTTGCCAGTACGGCGCCGGATGTTTTGTCAAGGGCAAGCCTTTGCCGGCTGATATACAACGCGCCCGCAACGGCCTGGACAAAATTGCCGCGGCCCTGCAGTCCGGGAAATACGACGTCGTCATCGCCGATGAATTTTTTTGCGCCCTCAAGGCAGGGCTTTTCACCAAAAAAGATGCGCTGGCCCTGATGGACAAAAAAACTTCTGCGGTGGAACTGGTTTTAACCGGGCGTGACGCCCCGCGCGAAATGATGCAAAGGGCCGATCTCGTCACGGAGATGAAAAAAATCAGGCATCCTTTTGACTGTGGCATTACCGCCAGAAAAGGGATTGAGTTCTGA
- a CDS encoding carbohydrate kinase family protein → MIPDRHGIACAGNWIIDRVKIVDHLPGKGMLGSILSETSATGGAPFNVLVDLGRMKAKFPLAGIGVIGNDSGMNFISSICAPLKIDTSRLIALQDEPTSYTDVMTEADTGVRVFYHYRGANARFSPEHVNVAGLPFRIFHLGYLLLLDGMDQPDPDCGTAAAKLLKKVQKAGIKTSVDVVSDESDRFARIVPASLPYTDYLILNEIEAGRTTGTQVRDDSGKLIPGGVVDAVDALYELGRMELVAVHMPEGAYLKTRNGKKYSQGSLRLPENYIKGTVGAGDAFCAGMLYGLHESWDAAKTLKLGACAAAACLAQPGATDGLRPLNEVMELGKRFPEHEPPVAV, encoded by the coding sequence GTGATACCTGACCGCCATGGAATCGCATGTGCCGGCAACTGGATCATTGACCGGGTAAAGATTGTTGACCATCTGCCGGGCAAGGGCATGCTGGGCAGTATTCTTTCGGAAACCTCCGCCACGGGCGGCGCGCCCTTCAACGTCCTGGTTGACCTGGGCAGGATGAAGGCAAAATTTCCCCTCGCCGGCATCGGCGTGATCGGCAACGACAGCGGCATGAATTTTATCAGCTCAATCTGCGCACCTTTGAAAATTGATACTTCCCGGCTTATCGCGCTTCAGGACGAACCCACCTCCTACACCGATGTCATGACCGAAGCCGACACCGGTGTGCGCGTGTTTTATCATTACCGCGGCGCCAACGCGCGTTTTTCACCGGAGCACGTCAATGTCGCGGGCCTGCCCTTCCGGATTTTCCACCTCGGTTATCTGCTTCTGCTGGACGGCATGGACCAACCCGACCCCGACTGCGGCACCGCCGCCGCAAAATTACTCAAAAAAGTCCAGAAAGCAGGCATCAAGACCAGCGTGGACGTAGTCAGCGATGAAAGCGACCGTTTTGCCAGAATCGTGCCCGCTTCCCTGCCCTACACCGATTATCTCATCCTGAACGAAATTGAAGCCGGCCGGACCACGGGAACACAAGTGCGGGACGACAGCGGAAAGCTGATCCCCGGCGGCGTCGTTGACGCAGTTGACGCCTTGTACGAACTCGGCCGCATGGAGCTGGTGGCCGTGCATATGCCCGAAGGGGCTTATTTGAAAACAAGGAACGGCAAAAAATATTCGCAGGGCTCTCTGCGCCTGCCCGAAAATTATATCAAGGGAACGGTGGGCGCCGGCGATGCTTTCTGCGCCGGCATGCTTTACGGACTGCATGAAAGCTGGGATGCGGCAAAAACGCTCAAACTCGGCGCCTGCGCCGCGGCCGCCTGTCTTGCCCAACCCGGCGCCACCGACGGCCTCCGGCCGTTGAACGAAGTGATGGAATTGGGGAAACGCTTTCCGGAACACGAACCGCCGGTGGCTGTATAA
- the rfbA gene encoding glucose-1-phosphate thymidylyltransferase RfbA: MKGIILAGGAGTRLYPITRVVSKQLLPVYDKPMIYYPLSVLMLAGIRDILVISTPEDLPRFQDLLGNGARLGLKLSYAEQPRPEGLAQAFLIGENFIGKEPVALILGDNIFFGHGLSAVLRKTGRLKKGGLIFGYPVNDPERYGVVAFNKKGRVVSIEEKPARPKSHYAVPGLYFYDAEVVGIVKKLRPSPRGELEITDLNLAYLKRGDLRVELLGRGFAWLDTGTHESFMQAANFVQTVQDRQGLIIACVEEIAYRLGYISKKQLAALAAPMLKNQYGRYLMKIVREETILNIVLLKQHFAPGKRLKNQKKSSPG, encoded by the coding sequence ATGAAGGGAATTATTCTGGCCGGCGGAGCCGGGACAAGGCTTTATCCGATCACGCGCGTGGTCAGCAAGCAGCTGCTGCCGGTCTACGACAAACCCATGATCTATTATCCGCTCTCCGTCCTGATGCTGGCCGGCATCCGCGATATCCTGGTCATTTCCACCCCGGAAGACCTGCCCCGTTTCCAGGATTTGCTGGGAAACGGCGCGCGGCTCGGCCTGAAATTATCCTACGCCGAACAGCCGCGTCCGGAAGGGTTGGCCCAGGCCTTTCTGATCGGGGAAAATTTCATCGGGAAAGAGCCGGTTGCCCTGATCCTGGGCGACAATATTTTCTTTGGACACGGGCTTTCCGCGGTTCTGCGCAAAACCGGCCGGCTGAAAAAAGGCGGGTTGATTTTCGGCTATCCGGTCAACGACCCCGAACGCTACGGCGTGGTGGCTTTCAACAAAAAAGGACGCGTCGTCAGCATTGAGGAAAAACCCGCCCGGCCGAAATCGCATTACGCCGTGCCGGGGCTTTATTTCTACGACGCCGAAGTGGTCGGGATAGTCAAGAAACTGCGCCCTTCCCCGCGCGGCGAACTGGAAATCACCGACCTCAACCTGGCCTATTTGAAACGCGGCGACCTGCGGGTGGAACTGCTCGGCCGCGGCTTCGCCTGGCTGGATACCGGCACGCATGAGTCCTTCATGCAGGCCGCCAATTTTGTCCAAACCGTTCAGGACCGGCAGGGATTGATTATCGCCTGCGTGGAGGAAATCGCATACCGGCTCGGATACATTTCCAAAAAACAGCTGGCCGCGCTGGCCGCGCCGATGTTAAAGAACCAGTATGGCCGTTACTTGATGAAAATTGTCCGGGAAGAAACTATCCTGAATATTGTTTTATTGAAGCAACATTTCGCCCCGGGCAAGCGCCTTAAAAATCAGAAAAAAAGTTCGCCAGGTTGA